The sequence agtttattttagtttaagagGTCCATGATTATTTTTTACGCTCTccgataatttttataataaatattttttatttttaattctttaatcaatATCCAAAGACAATTAGCATGAtccttaatatgatttttttttttactgaatagaAGACCcttaatattattatcataaCAATCTTTGGCTCTTAAAATTTAGCAAACATATGTTTTATACATACAAaccttagttttttttctattttaacacatattttacaattttaatttataattgtttttatcaGTGGGAAAATACAAACAGGAAGAAACAAGCTACAATCTTAATAAAGAGGAGATGCTGAGAGCATCAGCTAACAATAAGTCCCTATGTAGTTCTTGGTTGAGCAGACGCAAAACCACAACGAGCAAGACATGCTGGAAGATGATGAGATGTCATTCTTTAACCAAGAAAGATTTGATATGCCTGATGAGGAGTCTGTTTCACAGATAACCCTCCTATATATGCCCCTGCTACCACGCCAAAGATAATGGACTAAGACTACTCTTGCCCGTTTTGTCGTTTGGAGATTGAAACTACTGCCCATTTAACATTCTCCTGCAGGTTCTAGATTCTTCTTTGGTTTGGAGTTATGGCTACTGTCCAAGTGGCTTTAGCTATGGAAAGAAAATTATGACAGCTTGGTTGTTTATATGGTTTGCCTCAATTTGGTCCATTTGACTACATAGAAATTGTGTTTTATTTAAAAGTGAGGAGCCTAAGAGTGaacttgttttttatttgattaaaaatagaagTATGTAATACTAATATAAGTATGATTTTGTCTAGGCTGCTTCTGTTTTTGCTCTTAATGTATGTATGCAGCAACTCTTTTTGGCATTTTAGTTGGGTATATTAAGGTGACCAGGAAGCTGTTAAGGTATTTAGAATATGGTTGTGCTGCTGCATAAAAAACAAGGCTAGCTGAATGCAATTCGACTAACTTTTGTTACAATAcgatttcaaaatttaaatcttgTGATAAAGCGATTTGTTAGTCAAAAGGAGCTCTACAAAGGCAAGTTTGAAGAATTGAGATCAAACTTCAAAGCTTGGAGTATTGAAGAAAAATCTGAAGGAAGAGTGCTAGAATCTGAGATTTTCCCAACTGATTAATTAAATACCTCTACAACCCGtatgtttaattgtttattttttaagcatGCTTTTGTTTAATATATAGTTGTGGGCTAATTATGCCTATTTTTAATTAgcctttaattttttgtttgtgttacaCTATTACGCAATCAGAAACTTGTTGGCTTTGTATTTAAATCACTTTGTTGTTACTATTGAGTGTgtgaaaaatcataaatatatcaATTACAAGATTAGTGTTGACTCATTGTCAAACGTATCAATTTgtacaagtaatataaaaatgataagaTCGACTATGAGTCCACAGAAACTTTACTTGTACtcatagttatatatatatatatatatatatatatatatatatatatatatatatatatatatatatatatatatatatatatatgactttaAATAAACTGATGTAAATTAACTatgaaataagaaatataaaaggtTAAGAGAACAAACACTTGGAGTTATGAGATAGTGTTAGTGATGAGTTAAGTAACGTGTTCAATATCACTCTATCCTTAGACATAAATCACCTAGATGTTATTTTCAAGTTCTTggcatataaatatttttcaatgcctaaattctaaaataattcaTGAAAATAGATTATTAGACCACAAACATGTGAATGAGCACATGAAAGAACAATAATATTAACATCatattaatagataatttagaatcattacatcaaagagAGTTTAGTTTGCAAAGCTCTCAAGAACGGGTGATTTTAGTCTATCATTGTCATAAGATACTTACAAATATAAACGGTAGAATGAAATGGAAGACAAATAGAGTGAATCGGCCAGAGCTTCAAAAATAGATTTTCTTCAACAACGGCTTCCTTTGCTTTCTCTCTGTTTCTTGTTCCTCTGCTTTTCTATGGTTTCTTTGTGGTTAAGTTCTCTCTTCAATGTTTCcttcttttaaataatttcatcaaTTAATTGGTCAATCAGAACTTTCTTATGcgcgtgcgctaagcgcaatgcTCGCGCTGAGCACGCATGTCTAACTGGATTAAGTGGTCACACGCTAAATCGCAGGATGCGCGCTTAGTGTCTCTGCTCATGACAACTATCTTCCAATGTGTCTTCTTGTGTTAAGCGGGTTTGCTTGGACTGAACGATTCTAACTTGCTAAGCAAAAATGTCACGCTAGACGTGATACTTTAGTTCTTCAATCCTCTTTCATACCTTTGCGATATTTCTACAAAAATACaaccaaaattattataaaatcattaacattagtATCTTCTAcacaaaaactcaaaaaaactaagtttttgtgttgttttgacACAAAAGTgacaataaaagagaaaaaaaaataaaataattaatatgtaattttaatatacaaatacCGTATGTAAAACAATAAAACCCTTTATTTTGTTACCATAATAAGCATGTTGAGATAGGGCAAGAGcataggaaaagaaagagaggcaGAGAGTTTGGGATTTTCTCCcaacatttcttttattttttcaattatttttctcctgccacattttttttattcaaagaaaaaaaaaacaaccattatcaaaacattattttattaaaacgaTGCCACGTACAATACACTTTTGATCATATAATACTAAGATACTCATAGCATTAAAATACTAAGACAACCATGGCATTATTTAGATATCACTAACAAAGCTGTAACAACAAATAGCTTATAAGAGATATAAAACATATCTGACATAGCATCAATCATCTGGGATGTTGCACAGCACTGAATCCTGGTATCAAATGCATCTTTCAGTAACTTTAACCTTCAAGCCATGTTCCGTTCCAAGTGTAATAGAAAGCCTTGGGGTTATAGGATGGCCTTCCACCACCTGCATGTGAAACCTCCATAGTAAAGCAACTGCAACCATCTTCATTTCAATAAAAGTGATGTCTTTACCCAAACAACTTCTAGGCCCTGCATTGAATGGTATAAACTTATAAAATGGAATGTGTATAATGTTTCCTCTCTCTGAAATCCATCTCTTTGGCTTAAATTCCATGCAATCCTCACCCCATATTCGTTCCATCCTTCCCATTGAGTACAAAGAGTAAAATATCATGGTATTTGGACTAACATGGTGTCCACTAAGGAGTATATCAGATTTGATTGTACACTTGTGGTCAAAGGGAATTGAAGGAAAAAGCCTCAAGGCTTCGCATATAGCTCCATGGAGGTAAACTAGCTTGCCAAACTCTTCACACTTGAAACAATCCAATCTTCATCTTGATTCACACAGTTAACTTTTATCTCTTGAAAAATTTTAGTTTCCACATCTGGATGAGTTGAAACGAGCCAAAAGAACCAACTGAGACCTGCACTAACTGTGCCACTTCCAGCAGAAACAAGGGTAAATGCAGTGTCTCTAAGATACTTGTCATccattattttccctttttcagCTCCTTCCTCCATTAGCACCCTTATCAGGTCAGAATGAGTATTGTCATCTTCTTTTTTGGTGTGATTATTGCATCTACTTTGCTCTTCACGTTTAGATGCAATACGTTCATGCAAGAACTTATCAAAAGCTTTTATGGcctccttaaacttcttttcttgACCAATTTGAAGCCACTCCTGCAGCTTCCACAAACATCTTGGTGTGATGTGCCTGTGGAATGCTACATCCTCCATCACAATTAAAGCTTTCTGATAAGCAAAGTGTGAGAGCTTAGTGAACATGTTTGGAAGGCAAATAGGATCATATATATCCAAAAACACTGGTGCAGGAAGTGTCAAAGGTGAACCTCTGAAAGGCATCTTGCAAGTCCACCTCAGCTCCAGCTTTGGATGCATCATCAAGAAAGGTATTAGGCAATTCTCAATCTTCTTCTGAATGGTTAGCTGAAGGAAGATCTTAAACTTCTTCCTTTTAAGCAATGAATGAAGTATTTCTCTTTCTTGTTTCCATGTATAAAAAATCAGCATTAAGAATCCCATCTCCTAAAACTTCAAAAATCTCATTGTAATTGGGTCCTTTACCATTGTTGCCAAAATTATTGCTCGTGATGTGGTGCACATTCATAGGATTGCTGGTGAAAATAAAGTTGGTGTTTGTGAACCAGGGTCCTTCAAACATTAGAGTACCTCCCTAATGTTTCAAAACTATGGTTGCATAATCGTGGATATTGGACAGATTTTGTAGAACCAAAGGTAGCATACCAACGATTGGCCAATTGGTAATAGGTGCATCTCTCTTGTGTCTCTGGCTAATCTGGAAGAATATGAAGGAGAGAATGGATACAAACactccaataaacacaaacatggCTATTGTGAGTatgtttcaaattcaagtaaagatAGAGCATTTTGTGATGACATTTATACATGCAATGCAGTGAACAAGCTTGTATTAATCATAATTAGCTTCACAAATTCATTGATGGAGGACTTTCTCAAGAGTAAACTAAAAATGCATGTTCATAGACGCATCATGATATTGGAGGGATTATTTTGGTAATGATCTGACAAATTCATTAACTGTAAACACTGATAACCCACATTGAtggagacaaaaaaatataaaagagaatgaaaaggaaaaggaaaaagaaaattcagaaaCCCATGTGGAGCACTTATATTTAAGAGAGAAATCATGCATACTAATTGTTCCTCTGAGCTATATCATTCGTATGTCGTCGTTGAAGATGCTACATTCTACCGactttgaaattttctcacGCCTAATtcgttgtgtgtgtgtgtgtgtatatatatatatatatatatatatatatatattccgtCTCCTCAGCAAATCATAGCAGTCCATTATGGcgtattattgtttttttagttgaaTTAACAATTGTTACAAAAATTGCGACGTCTAATCTAACAGCATGTGATTATTAAGAAGTCCTTCCTTTTGTCGACCTTTATAAGCTGTCCACACcttttttgtcaaataaaaaaaggtttatatatatatatatatatatatatatatatatatatatatatatatatatatatatatatatatatatattagaaattcaCGGTTTAGCTTTGTACCATTATTGATTCATTGTCAATTTTACTTTTccaaaaaaagattttattgaataaGTAATGGTATAATGGATACCCAACCACTTACAAGTTTCTGACATTTAAATGGTTACTAGAGATTAAATGCAAAATAAGCATTAAATGTTAAGTAACCAATCCTTACAAAATTGACAAACATAATGAAACCTAAATTACAAAACTGCACTACACATTTGGATATGTAGCAGACTACCCCAACAATTATGTAGCCATAAAAACTGCACTAATTAAACCATCTCCACAAGCTAATCACGTTCATAACCCTTCCTGTATTCTCATTCCACACAAACTTGTTTCAAATTATCTTACATCTTCACGTTACTCGCATGATACATGCCCCAGGACATACGCACCATTGTGCAAATGAGTAAGAAAAACCAGCAGATAATCCATTCAGCCAACTCCATACACAGTGAATAGAATGCTCTGTATAAGAGATTCCTTATCAAATGTTTCACCATTATTAAAGATGCATTGATTTGGTAAATTCCAAGAGATTTCAGACTTGGTAACCAAATTAGATGGATGTTATAGGAAATGATCATTAACAGAATCAGGAATTGAGTAAACAACTCCTTCATTCAGAATGGCATCATAAGGGGCAACCACAGCCAGCAGTCAGTTTTATCCTTCACCAAAAGATCTCGTCTTCATCCAAAGCATTCTTTTCCCACACAAACCAACCCCTACGCCATTTATGATCCCAGATCCATGTATTTCCCCTTCCAAGCGGAACTGTAAATTTTATAGTACAAAAGAGTtataatttctaaataaaaataataagataaattttaataatattataattttttattatatatatttactgcaatatcaataattaacctagacttttttatttaactctttataatgtattttccgctttagaaaaattaaactcaaccATTATTCTGTTATATTGTTATGATATATTCAGGGTTACTTGTAATTAAGGTTTTAAACAATTGTTGGATcagttcagtaaaaaaaataaaagcaattaTCGGatcaaaaaatgttttaatcaattattagttgtatatattagattttTAAATACATTGTGAATCGCTAACTTTTTGGTACAATGGGCAATATATACTTGAACAGAATACCCCATACAAAATACTCAAATCCAACTCTAACTCTTGTAAATCACTAATAAATACCTTAGAATATAACTTTCCTTATTGTAAAATCAAACTgctataatttctaataaaaatgtattactCATAAATTGTTTATTGAagaaatgattaaattttaaaaaattaatagaagatGATCGATCGATTTTCTTAGTTAAATCTAAAtgtcaataattaaaaactgtACAAAAATCCTTAAACTAATGGTTTGAAGTTCGATTAGTTTACCCTAAAAAAGTTCGATTAGTTTTTATGGATAtaacatttattaaaataaaattaacctttTAGATTATAGGTTCACGCAAATAGTGTAATATATCATACAAACAAAAACACttctataatataaaaaaattgattaaaaataatgagacTAAAAATACTCTTTGTGGGGCaatgtttatattataaaataactttttttactaaattttaatttataattatgcaTATGTATCATATTTAGCAATGTTAAGTACTTAGTGGGGGTAATTACTCCCACGTCCTTACAAGTAGATCCACATTGCTAATcggcaaaagataaatatttcatatatatctataatatatagtgacccaaaaaatttattttctcaatttaattttattttaatttcctaaatTAATCTTCACTCTAATAAATGAAGATTTCAGTTTTATGAGAACTTAATTATGTCAAATGAGAATACTCTTTCTCTATTTTGAAGGCCTTGTGGTTAATTATTATCAGAGGAAATTAAAAGACTTATAGTTGAAATAAAATGTAgattaaataaatgatattatagaaacaattttcattaaataaattaaaatctatTACTCTCTCTGGTTGTTATTATAAGGTATAATTTACAGGAAATTGATAATcctttttataagatattttagaattttagaaTTTCTAtgaagtatttaattttttttcattagttatctttattaaatattttaagtatttgAACTTTTTACATGATAGTAATGCATAATACTTTtggattttaatgtttttacatGACACATAACAAGTTAATGATTATTAATAAGGGTATAATTGatacattaataaatttttaaaaaagatcaataaaatcaattgatttaattatttttattgatctaTGTAATTGATGTACatccaaaatattttataataaggactaaattgagtaatattttaaatcttCATACATAAAATTTGGGGAAAGATATATTATTCatgaattcatatttttagttctcaaaatttcatatcatttaatttaatccaTGTACTTCATGGAAAACTTTTTTTAGTCACCCTCACTATAGAATTCTCACCAAAGGCATTAACTTCTTCCTAATGTGACGAACGtagagtttttttataaaaagaaattgattaaaatgatgtgaaaaattattttttttaaagttattaataTGTTTCCTCCAAACACATGAGTCGTAATTTTCAAGGACTTCATTTTTATTATGGTTTTCATTGTCATCTTTCAATAGTTATTGCAGGTTTGTtattgtgtctttttttttattttgtttgtttcttggATAGTCTTTCCATGAATTTACACAATAAATAGACAATGTAATTTATTAGTGAGGTAAGAAATGACATTAATATCGTATGTGATGAgggattaaaaaaagttttttttaaaaaaaatacaagaactaAATTGGTAGCTAGATATAAAACTAGGaggataaaattaaacaaaatttcaTGATAAAGTATTGGGAATAAATTAAgacatatttttttcctataatttattatattcaatactcataaaattttgtttaatgtaTGGAGATAATGAAAAGAAAGGCAGGAAAACTAATACTCTTGAGTAAGTATAAAAAACCGTTTTATTATCTTGTCAATGGTTTCACTTTAATATCCTTTGATGAAGAGACTTAATTTCTGGCATAGaaacaacaaatattaaaagtgagAGACTTTTGGAGTGAAATTCTTaaccattaattaataattaagcgAAAAAGCATAGTCTATAGTAAAAGTTGAATCTTAATTCTCAGTGTAATTACTAGCTGAATCCAAGCTGTCTTCTTGAGCAACAGCACAGCAAGTTCCGTGTCCCAGATAATGAATTCCACACCTGCTCACGCCTATGAGTGTCATTTATTGACCAAAACTTAGCTAGAAAACCAACAACAATTTCTTTCATTACGCCTCTTCCTCCAAATGTTCTTCCGAAAGCCATCACCAACTCCGCCACTCCACTCTCTATCATCTCTACCCTCCACAGCAATTAGCTTCTCAAAAACTAAAGACCCCCACAACAACAAATTAAGGTACACCATATTTTCATGTCTCTTCCTTGCTTCATG comes from Glycine soja cultivar W05 chromosome 20, ASM419377v2, whole genome shotgun sequence and encodes:
- the LOC114403506 gene encoding cytochrome P450 86B1-like — translated: MGFLMLIFYTWKQEREILHSLLKRKKFKIFLQLTIQKKIENCLIPFLMMHPKLELRWTCKMPFRGSPLTLPAPVFLDIYDPICLPNMFTKLSHFAYQKALIVMEDVAFHRHITPRCLWKLQEWLQIGQEKKFKEAIKAFDKFLHERIASKREEQSRCNNHTKKEDDNTHSDLIRVLMEEGAEKGKIMDDKYLRDTAFTLVSAGSGTVSAGPRSCLGKDITFIEMKMVAVALLWRFHMQVVEGHPITPRLSITLGTEHGLKVKVTERCI